The following are encoded in a window of Pagrus major chromosome 14, Pma_NU_1.0 genomic DNA:
- the meig1 gene encoding meiosis expressed gene 1 protein homolog isoform X1, giving the protein MPFSTDNNAKPKSMKRAKEWTAEVENLFRFQQAGYRDELEYLQCKLGALIDKWPETGFVKKLQRRDDTFYHFSRSRECQDCDLHKVVVYGY; this is encoded by the exons ATGCCCTTTTCTACTGATAACAACGCCAAGCCTAAGTCCATGAAAAGGGCCAAAGAATGGACGGCAGAAGTGGAAAACCTGTTCAGATTCCAGCAGGCGGGCTACAGAGATGAACTGGAGTACTTACAATGCAAACTCGGGGCCCTG ATTGACAAATGGCCAGAGACCGGCTTTGTGAAGAAGCTCCAACGTCGAGACGACACATTTTATCACTTCAGCAGGAGCAGGGAATGCCAGGACTGTGATCTCCACAAAGTCGTTGTGTATGGATATTAA
- the meig1 gene encoding meiosis expressed gene 1 protein homolog isoform X2 produces MSCSMYVDNNAKPKSMKRAKEWTAEVENLFRFQQAGYRDELEYLQCKLGALIDKWPETGFVKKLQRRDDTFYHFSRSRECQDCDLHKVVVYGY; encoded by the exons TGATAACAACGCCAAGCCTAAGTCCATGAAAAGGGCCAAAGAATGGACGGCAGAAGTGGAAAACCTGTTCAGATTCCAGCAGGCGGGCTACAGAGATGAACTGGAGTACTTACAATGCAAACTCGGGGCCCTG ATTGACAAATGGCCAGAGACCGGCTTTGTGAAGAAGCTCCAACGTCGAGACGACACATTTTATCACTTCAGCAGGAGCAGGGAATGCCAGGACTGTGATCTCCACAAAGTCGTTGTGTATGGATATTAA